In Candida orthopsilosis Co 90-125, chromosome 6 draft sequence, the following are encoded in one genomic region:
- a CDS encoding Ala1 alanyl-tRNA synthetase yields MIKRTFIRAMSTTSTINNTEKWTAPKVRSTFLDFFKDKKQHTYVPSSSVVPHNDPTLLFANAGMNQYKPIFLGTVDPASDFAKLKRAANSQKCIRAGGKHNDLEDVGRDSYHHTFFEMLGNWSFGDYFKKEAIAWSWELLTEVYGLEKDRLYVTYFGGDDKQGLEADLEAKQFWLDVGVAEDHILPGDAKDNFWEMGDQGPCGPCSEIHYDRIGGRNAASLVNMDDPNVLEVWNVVFIQYNREADGSLRSLPNKHIDTGMGFERLVSILQNKSSNYDTDVFLPIFEKIREITGVRPYTGKFGTDDKDGIDTAYRVIADHVRTLTFAICDGGVPNNEGRGYVLRRVLRRGSRYVRKYMNYPIGSFFPQLVDIVIEQNKEIFPEIESGSQDLKEILNEEELSFAKTLDRGEKLFEQYAIIASKTPEQTLSGKDVWRLYDTYGFPVDLTRLMAEEAGLKIDEKGFEVAKEESREASKGGASKNASSLIKLDVHALSELEGKVVKTNDSAKYGLDNIKASVLAIYDGGKFVDSIQQDNEGKQYGILLDKTPFYAEQGGQEYDTGKLVIDGKTEFNVENVQVYAGYVLHTGFVLEGKLSVGDEVIAAYDELRRWPIRNNHTGTHVLNYALREVLGDDVDQKGSLVAKEKLRFDFSHKQALTPKELEKVEDKSNQYIRDNKQVYYKDVPLAEAKAINGLRAVFGETYPDPVRVVSIGVPVDDLLKDPTNEEWRSLSIEFCGGTHVAKTSEIKDLVIIEESGIAKGIRRIVAVTGHDAHAVQRIAEEFGDELDHANALPNGPIKENKVKELGVSLKKLSISVLDKQKLTEKFNKVDKSIKDHQKSIQKEESKKTLDVVKKWLDDGDNKSEFLVAHIPINANAKAITEAFNLVKKQDKTKSLYLLTGQNDKVAHGCYVSDEAIGKGVDASSLAKLVSDKIGGKAGGKGNIVQGMGDKPSGINDAIEEVTKAFKEKL; encoded by the coding sequence ATGATCAAACGGACATTCATAAGAGCAAtgtcaacaacatcaacaatcaacaatactGAAAAATGGACTGCCCCAAAAGTCAGATCCACATTTTTAGATTTCTTTAAAGATAAAAAACAACATACTTATGtcccatcatcatcagttgTTCCCCATAATGACCCAACTTTATTATTTGCCAACGCTGGTATGAATCAATATAAACCAATCTTTTTGGGAACCGTGGATCCAGCTAGTGATTTTGCCAAGTTGAAAAGAGCTGCTAACTCACAAAAATGTATTAGAGCTGGTGGTAAACATAATGATTTAGAAGATGTTGGTAGAGATTCTTATCATCATACCTTTTTTGAAATGCTTGGTAATTGGTCATTCGGTGACTACTTCAAGAAGGAAGCTATTGCCTGGTCTTGGGAATTATTGACTGAAGTGTATGGTTTAGAAAAGGATAGATTGTATGTTACATATTTCGGTGGTGATGACAAACAAGGATTGGAAGCTGATTTAGAAGCtaaacaattttggttAGATGTTGGTGTTGCTGAAGATCATATCTTGCCTGGTGATGCCAAGGATAACTTTTGGGAAATGGGAGATCAAGGTCCTTGTGGCCCTTGTTCAGAAATCCATTATGATAGAATAGGAGGTAGAAATGCTGCTTCCCTTGTCAATATGGATGATCCTAATGTGTTGGAAGTTTGGAATGTCGTGTTCATTCAATATAACCGTGAAGCTGATGGTTCATTAAGATCCTTGCCTAATAAGCATATCGATACTGGTATGGGTTTCGAAAGATTGGTATCTATCttgcaaaacaaatcttcaaactACGATACTGATGtatttttgccaatttttgaaaagattagAGAAATTACTGGGGTAAGACCATATACCGGTAAATTTGGTACTGATGATAAAGATGGTATCGACACTGCATACAGAGTTATTGCCGATCACGTAAGAACTCTTACATTTGCCATTTGTGATGGAGGTGTCCCAAACAATGAAGGTAGAGGCTATGTTTTGAGAAGAGTTTTGAGAAGAGGATCACGCTATGTTCGTAAATACATGAACTACCCGATTGGGTCATTTTTCCCAcaattggttgatatagttattgaacaaaataaGGAAATTTTCCCAGAAATTGAATCGGGATCTCAAGATCTTAAAGAGATTTTAaacgaagaagaattgtCATTTGCTAAAACTTTGGATCGTGGTGAGAaattatttgaacaatatgCTATCATTGCTTCAAAGACTCCTGAGCAGACTTTATCAGGTAAGGATGTTTGGAGATTGTATGATACTTATGGATTTCCAGTTGATTTAACTAGATTAATGGCTGAAGAAGCTGGTTTGAAAATCGACGAAAAAGGGTTCGAAGTGGCTAAGGAGGAGTCAAGAGAAGCTTCCAAAGGTGGAGCTAGTAAGAATGCATCttcattgattaaattggATGTGCATGCTTTATCCGAACTTGAAGGAAAGGTTGTCAAGACCAATGACAGTGCAAAGTATGGACTTGACAATATTAAAGCCAGTGTTCTTGCTATTTACGATGGTGgcaaatttgttgattccATCCAGCAAGATAACGAAGGTAAACAATATGGTATTTTGTTAGATAAGACACCATTCTATGCCGAACAAGGTGGTCAAGAATACGATACTGGTAAGCTTGTCATTGACGGTAAAACTGaattcaatgttgaaaatgtaCAAGTTTACGCTGGTTATGTATTACATACTGGTTTCGTCCTTGAAGGTAAATTAagtgttggtgatgaagtgATTGCTGCTTATGACGAATTGAGAAGGTGGCCGATTAGAAATAACCATACTGGTACCCATGTTTTGAACTATGCCTTGAGGGAAGTTCttggtgatgatgttgatcaaaagGGGTCTCTTGTTGCCAAGGAGAAATTGAGATTTGATTTCAGTCATAAACAAGCCTTGACtccaaaagaattggaaaaagttgaagataaGTCCAACCAATACATTAGAGATAATAAACAAGTTTATTACAAGGATGTGCCATTAGCTGAAGCCAAGGCAATTAATGGTTTAAGAGCTGTGTTTGGAGAAACTTATCCTGATCCCGTCCGTGTTGTTTCCATTGGTGTTccagttgatgatttactCAAAGATCCAACCAATGAAGAATGGAgatcattatcaattgaattctGCGGCGGTACTCATGTTGCCAAGACTAGTGAAATCAAAGATTTGGtcattattgaagaatCAGGTATTGCTAAAGGTATAAGAAGAATTGTTGCCGTTACTGGTCATGATGCTCACGCAGTACAAAGAATCGCCGAAgaatttggtgatgaattggatcaTGCTAACGCTTTACCTAATGGACCAATTAAAGAGAACAAGGTTAAAGAATTGGGTGTTtctttaaagaaattgtctATCTCAGTATTggataaacaaaaattgactgaaaaattcaacaaggttgataaatcaattaaagACCATCAAAAGAGtatacaaaaagaagagagcAAAAAGACTCTTGACGTGGTCAAGAAATGGCTTGACGATGGTGACAACAAATCCGAATTTTTGGTGGCTCATATCCCAATCAATGCTAATGCCAAAGCTATTACTGAGGCTTTCAATTTAGTAAAGAAACAAGATAAGACCAAGTCATTATACTTGTTAACTGGACAAAATGACAAAGTTGCACATGGATGTTATGTCAGCGATGAAGCTATTGGTAAAGGTGTTGATGCCAGTCTGTTGGCGAAATTAGTTAGTGATAAGATTGGAGGTAAAGCTGGTGGTAAGGGAAACATTGTTCAAGGTATGGGTGATAAACCAAGTGGTATTAATGATGCTATTGAAGAAGTAACAAAGGCATTCAAGGAGAAGTTGTAA
- a CDS encoding Mrp4 protein (S. cerevisiae homolog MRP4 is structural constituent of mitochondrial small ribosomal subunit) — protein sequence MLRRCFGRPLRRSLVRYYAEPATQNTSSNANLEHTLSHKELREQAIAEALAREEEAIQKSKEIRELTEKSKELISVLNKTPTTLMNERIAKLNQDISKIPKDKIKQLDEELREYMTNNMHLTDDIIQNRPWSQRSIKSGGHRSAKDSDAKASSMTNQYTSQFPNLKPTPDYKDYSEQELYLRQLNHLRTSGALGSKLENIYKPQRDTTNPPSITQTTISNLMAAGCHLGHATSSFRSNFQPFIYGTYNGIHLIDLNQTIAQLQTACKVIEGVSEKGGVILFVGTHKNWSIQESLVAAADRSKGYYVSKRWIPGTITNYIEVSKQIKDPSMKQQIDMENKPVDAAITSNSIIKPDLVILLNPVENRNCIKECLSACIPTIALCDTDMEPSLITYPIPCNDENVRSVNLMLGIMSKAAEAGVKRRLDIIKQLKEIERQASKQQLEEAQQDPFQEGAVL from the coding sequence ATGTTAAGGAGGTGCTTTGGGAGACCACTCAGGAGGTCACTAGTCAGATACTATGCTGAACCCGCAACGCAAAACACGTCTTCAAATGCTAATCTCGAACACACATTATCCCATAAAGAATTACGAGAACAAGCAATTGCCGAAGCTTTAGCcagagaagaagaagcgattcaaaaatcaaaggaGATTCGTGAATTAACTGAAAAATCCAAAGAACTCATTAGTGTATTAAACAAGACCCCAACTACTTTAATGAATGAACGCATTGcgaaattgaatcaagatATTTCCAAGATTCCAAAagataaaatcaaacaacttGATGAGGAGTTGCGAGAGTATATGACCAACAATATGCATTTAACTGATgatattattcaaaatagaCCATGGTCTCAAAGGAGTATCAAAAGTGGAGGACACAGAAGTGCCAAAGACTCTGACGCAAAGGCATCATCAATGACCAATCAATATACTTCACAATTCCCCAATTTAAAACCTACCCCTGATTACAAAGATTATTCCGAACAAGAACTTTATTTAAGACAACTTAATCATCTTAGAACTAGTGGTGCATTAGGttcaaaacttgaaaatatATACAAGCCGCAAAGAGATACAACAAATCCACCAAGTATTACTCAaaccacaatttcaaacttgatgGCTGCTGGTTGTCATCTTGGTCATGCCACATCTTCGTTCAGATCTAATTTTCAACCATTCATATATGGAACTTATAATGGGATTcatttaattgatttaaatCAAACTATTGCCCAATTGCAAACTGCGTGTAAAGTGATTGAAGGAGTTAGCGAAAAAGGTGGAGTTATACTATTTGTAGGCACACATAAAAACTGGTCAATTCAAGAATCATTGGTTGCGGCAGCAGATAGGTCTAAGGGATATTATGTGTCTAAAAGATGGATACCTGGTACTATTACCAACTACATTGAAGTTTCCAAACAAATAAAAGACCCATCAATGAAGCAACAAATTGATATGGAGAATAAACCAGTCGATGCAGCAATAACTTCAAACTCAATAATTAAACCCGATTTAgtcattttgttgaatccAGTGGAGAATAGAAACTGTATCAAGGAATGTTTATCAGCTTGTATTCCAACTATTGCCCTCTGTGATACTGATATGGAACCAAGCTTAATCACATATCCAATTCCATGTAATGACGAGAATGTCAGATCTGTCAATTTGATGCTTGGAATAATGTCAAAGGCAGCTGAAGCGGGAGTCAAGAGAAGATTGGATattattaaacaattgaaagagattgaaaGACAAGCTTCTAAGCAACAATTAGAAGAGGCCCAACAAGATCCTTTTCAAGAAGGTGCCGTCTTGTAA
- a CDS encoding Vps51 protein (protein with a role in vacuolar function), translated as MTQSPILSYKKPNKDQTTPTPRTSFSPSLSSTASNTASPQLPSHTPQPRKISSRRKALQEFYHLQQSQSNQRKNNEGENGNNEQDKSTEETDDNSAKTEVQPSSLKTAEDVEQFIKTSSTRDILKLRNKIQSQLSSSSQKKKEIIYDNYYELIKLSNMLGDLSESKRSISNILSVQDSEKIDSLSGFKIFSQTDDNNGPEVSIDTYLEEVLNGLSNFNQSTIKKFTTGGFDDVLNRLDRTSDRAESNASVVGVYNDTTVDSIPDDVNKSDIINQISYILELPNRQLEESERVEAESKIDKIIESTASEALKLQLNTIKSRMY; from the coding sequence ATGACACAATCTCCTATTCTATCATACAAAAAACCAAACAAAGATcaaacaacaccaacaccaagaACTAGCTTTTCTCCAAGTCTATCATCAACAGCGTCAAATACAGCGTCACCCCAACTACCCTCTCATACACCTCAACCTagaaaaatttcttcacGGCGCAAAGCATTGCAAGAGTTTTATCATTTACAACAGTCGCAGTCAAATCAACGAAAGAATAATGAAGGGGAAAACGGTAACAATGAACAGGATAAATCTACGGAGGAGACAGACGACAATTCAGCAAAGACTGAAGTGCAACCATCTAGTTTGAAAACTGCTGAAGATGTGgaacaattcatcaaaacaTCCAGTACCAGGGACATTCTCAAGCTTCGTAATAAGATACAACTGCAGTTAAGCTCATCAagtcaaaagaagaaagagattATATATGACAACTACTATGAACTAATCAAGTTGAGTAACATGTTGGGAGACTTATCAGAGTCTAAAAGactgatttcaaatataCTATCAGTACAAGACTcagaaaagattgattcTCTAAGTGGTTTTAAAATATTTAGTCAAACTGATGACAATAATGGACCtgaagtttcaattgacaCTTATTTGGAAGAAGTTTTGAATGGTTTATCTAATTTTAATCAGAGTACCATTAAGAAATTTACCACTGGTGGGTTTGATGATGTTCTTAACCGATTAGACAGAACTTCCGATCGTGCCGAATCAAATGCCAGCGTGGTGGGTGTTTACAATGACACGACGGTGGATAGTATACCAGACGATGTGAATAAAAGTGATATCATTAATCAAATAAGCTATATTTTGGAATTACCAAACCGACAATTGGAAGAGTCTGAGAGAGTGGAGGCTGAATCAAAGATTGATAAGATAATAGAATCAACTGCAAGTGAAGCTTTGAAACTACAGTTAAACACGATCAAAAGTAGAATGTATTAG